The DNA segment TTAAGGCTAGCAGTAAAGTATCTTGAACAATATCTTCGGCAAGTGCCAATTGACCCATGCCGAAGATACGTGTTAACGAAGCCACCATTTTGCCGTACTCATTACGGAAAAGGTGCTCTGTGAGTTCTTGTGATGATGTATGTTGCAATTACATTCCGTTGTTTTGTATCGGACGAATTTCAACGATGCCGTCCTCAAAATCAAGCGTAGGGCAGCCTTTTGAAAGCTCTGTAGCTTGCTCAAGTGAGTCGGCTTTAATTAACAAATAGCCGCCTACAATTTCTTTTCCTTCTGTAAAAGGCCCGTCACTAACAATGTTTTTTGTGCCGCTAATGGTTTTTCCGTTATCAAGCAACGGATGACCACCTGCTTGGTGGCCTTTTTCGTTTAGGTCTTTAATCCAAACCATCCATTTTTGCATGTGGGCTTGTACTTCCTCGGGCGAATCTAATTTACGTCCGTCGCCACCACGGAACAAAAGCATAAAATCTTTCATGTTTTTATTTTTTTAATGTTGATGCTGTTATTACGAATGGGGGTTAGATTTTTGGACAATAATTATAAAATTTTTTTTTAATTCTTTTTTCCTGCCATTAAAGCGGCCTACATACAATATAAAACAAAAAGGGCCGTGTTTACCACACGACCCAAAAAAACACTGTATAATGAAAAGTTGTCTCGATTTAATTAAGGAGCTGCTTTAAGGTTGGATGCTCCTGATGTTTGTACTTTAAGAGAGGGAGAACCTTTATACAACACTTCGCTTGCCCCGGATAAGTCGCCTTTTATTTCTTTCTGCGCATTAATTTCAGCATGGCTTGCCCCAACAACATCTAGGCTATACGTGTCCGTTATCATATTGTATGCCCTCAGTTTTGATGCACCTGTTATATCCGCATCAACAATTTCTGCCCTGCCCTCTAATTCTACCGTCGAACTGCCGTTCATCTCCAACTTCACTTCCTTTACCTCAATTTCTCCCTCCAACCGACAGGCACCATTTAGTTCTATCACCAGCTTTTCACCTTTCACCCCTCTTAGTTCAATTTGGTTAGCTCCGCTGCCTTCAACCTTGGTTAGCTTGGGCATGGTAATCAGTACTTGTATATCACTAATGTTATAGCCGTCAAAAATATCAAACAAACCTGCGTCGTATCCCACTTTAAGTTTGCCTCCTTCTACCCGTATCTCAACGTTTTCTTTCACCCTTGCAGGTCCGTGTACGGCCACAGTATATTCATCACCTTGGTTAATTTTTACGGTAGCGGGTATATTAATATCTACCTCGTTAAAATTGTCCAAATAGAACCATTTAGCGTCAGCGGGTATTGAGCCGTTATCAATTTTGCGGCAGTCTAAACATTTAAGACCGTTGTCGCCCATTTGCCATATCAGCCCGTAATTATTGGGGTCGGTAACCCGGTGTTTAAGGCCAAACTCCATAATCTCGGTTACACCTTGCTCAAACCACACTACCTTATTTTTTGGTACCCACAAACGGTAAACAATTTCTTGGTCGCGGTAAGGGATATTTTTGCCCGCATAAAAGTGTGTATTCAGCGTTAGTTTTTGGTCGGTAACCATATAATCCAACGGTATTTTCTCAGCATATAAGCGTGCTGTGTAATCATCCTGCCCGTGTGATGAGCGAATGATTTCGAGTTCCCAAACATCTTTTTGACTGCGTTGCACCTCAAAGCGCGCAATGTGCCATAGTGAATCGTTCAGGATTGAGTTGTTGGCAGAGTGTACAAAGTTGAACTGGGTAGGGAAAAACACTTTTGATTCATAATAGCTGTCCGAATGGCCGTCGTAGTTACCATAAACCTTATAATAAACGGGGTTAAATGCTGAAATGACAAGAGTGTCTCCGGCGTCTATTTTTTGGGTAGTTGTAACCGATTGCCTGCTTGAAAACGAACTGCCATATTTTACCGCCATTACTATCAATACAACAAAGGCAACTATTGAAAGTGCTGTGGTGGGATAGGTAATGGCTTTGTTACTCCACATTTTAATGCGTGGATTAAGCAGTTTTAATGCTGATGAGATAATACCCGTTATCATAAGTAACAGCAACAGCAAACCTGATGATACTACCAGCCAAAAATCATTAGTGTTTTCAAAGGCCAACGAAAGAACGGGCAGAGTGCCGTTGCTCATTA comes from the Bacteroidota bacterium genome and includes:
- a CDS encoding PspC domain-containing protein yields the protein MNKIISINLKGFIFQVEEEAYDRLKQYLEQLNRHFAKDESRLEIIDDIESRLAEMMQERLKTKSAITMTDVEEIVGIMGNPADFETEETAEAGEDEKKENKSSEYTFADDFAAKRFFRDTENSILGGVCSGAGHYFGVDPLWVRLGFLFLFFVVGTGLLFYVILWVIIPEAKTQSDRLRMKGEKVNVDNIEKAVKEEYERVKKNFDDYRTGKGGKVGQAVNKGVGIMSDIAMGFLKFISKIVGVGLLATAVILFITFVALLGNLMSNGTLPVLSLAFENTNDFWLVVSSGLLLLLLMITGIISSALKLLNPRIKMWSNKAITYPTTALSIVAFVVLIVMAVKYGSSFSSRQSVTTTQKIDAGDTLVISAFNPVYYKVYGNYDGHSDSYYESKVFFPTQFNFVHSANNSILNDSLWHIARFEVQRSQKDVWELEIIRSSHGQDDYTARLYAEKIPLDYMVTDQKLTLNTHFYAGKNIPYRDQEIVYRLWVPKNKVVWFEQGVTEIMEFGLKHRVTDPNNYGLIWQMGDNGLKCLDCRKIDNGSIPADAKWFYLDNFNEVDINIPATVKINQGDEYTVAVHGPARVKENVEIRVEGGKLKVGYDAGLFDIFDGYNISDIQVLITMPKLTKVEGSGANQIELRGVKGEKLVIELNGACRLEGEIEVKEVKLEMNGSSTVELEGRAEIVDADITGASKLRAYNMITDTYSLDVVGASHAEINAQKEIKGDLSGASEVLYKGSPSLKVQTSGASNLKAAP